The DNA sequence AAGAGATCCCAGAACCGGGTGACACCCTCGTCTACGAGATCTGCGAGAAGTCGATCCTGATCGTGCGGGGCAAGGACATGGGCATCCGCGCGTTCTACAACTCGTGCCTGCACCGTGGCCGCACGCTGCGCGAAGAGGACGGGCCAGCAGGTAACGAGATCCGTTGTCCTTTCCACGGATTCGCCTGGAACTTCGACGGATCACTCAAATCCATGACCTGCGCCTGGGACTTCCCTCAGGTCGACCAGGGCAAGATGGATCTGCCACAGGTCAAGGTCGACACCTGGGGTGGTTTCGTCTTCATCAACATGGACCCGGCCTCCGAATCGCTCGCGAGTTTCCTCGGCGACCTCGGAAAGCACTTCGAGGCTTGGCCTTTGGAGGACCGCTACATCCAGGCCCATGTCGCCCAGGTCATCCAGGCCAACTGGAAGATCGCGCAGGAGGCCTTCTCCGAGGCATTCCACGTCATCACCACCCACCCGCAGCGAGTGGTGGGCACCGGCGACTCGAACAGTCAGTACGACAGCTGGGGAAACTTCAACCGCGGCATCACCGCGAACGGTGTACCCAGCCCGCACATCAAGTTCGTCCCGTCCGAGCAGGAGATGTTCGACTCGATGGTCGACGCCCGCATCGACGAGGACCCGATGGTGACACTGCCCGAGGGCGTGACCGCCCGCGAGATGTCCGGGATGCTGGCCCGCGAGGGCCTGCGGGACATCATCGGAGATGTCAAGGCAGACAACATGTCCGATGCCGAGTCGCTCGACAGCATCTACTACACCGTGTTCCCCAACTTCCACCCATGGGGCGCCTACCAGCGCATCGTCTACCGGTTCCGGCCAAACGGCGACGACCACGAGACGTCGATCATGGACGTCTACTTGCTCGGCCCCTTCAAAGGCGAGCGGCCCAAGCCGGCAAAAACCCAATGGCTCGAACCTGATCAGTCGTGGATCGAGGCGACCGTTCTGGGTAGCTCTGCGCGGGTGTTCGACCAGGACGCGTACAACATGCCCAAGGTGCACAAGGGTCTGAAGTCGGCACAGTCGAAGCACCTGCCATTGGCCCGGTACCAAGAGGTGAAGATCCGCCACATTCATCATCTGCTCTCGCAGTGGATCGGCGAGGACGTCGACTGACCGTGTCCGCGACCATGAAAGCTCTGCAGTACCGCGAGTTCGGGGCGCGCCCGGAGGTCGTCACGGTTGACAAACCGGTGCCGGGGCCCGGCGAGGTGCTGCTGAAGATGACCG is a window from the Williamsia sp. DF01-3 genome containing:
- a CDS encoding SRPBCC family protein, whose amino-acid sequence is MTNIDERAAGRSTDGGFIENGTAYQRLLDTDTHPVPDILRGESYEKYEDQNFVPVSRYISRKYHELERDRMWYKVWQMACREEEIPEPGDTLVYEICEKSILIVRGKDMGIRAFYNSCLHRGRTLREEDGPAGNEIRCPFHGFAWNFDGSLKSMTCAWDFPQVDQGKMDLPQVKVDTWGGFVFINMDPASESLASFLGDLGKHFEAWPLEDRYIQAHVAQVIQANWKIAQEAFSEAFHVITTHPQRVVGTGDSNSQYDSWGNFNRGITANGVPSPHIKFVPSEQEMFDSMVDARIDEDPMVTLPEGVTAREMSGMLAREGLRDIIGDVKADNMSDAESLDSIYYTVFPNFHPWGAYQRIVYRFRPNGDDHETSIMDVYLLGPFKGERPKPAKTQWLEPDQSWIEATVLGSSARVFDQDAYNMPKVHKGLKSAQSKHLPLARYQEVKIRHIHHLLSQWIGEDVD